Within Candidatus Saccharibacteria bacterium, the genomic segment GCCTCAAGCTGAGGCGTTTCTAGGTTCCCTTTTGAGCCAGATACCTTAATGGCATCTGAGTCGACAGTGATTGTCACACCGCTGGGGATTTGGATGGGTAGTTTTCCTACTCGACTCATTGTGATTTAGAGTTAAGAACTATTCAAGTGATGAGTTAAGAGTATTTAGTGCTCTTTTCTCGTTTCTCTTGTTCTTAGCTCTCCTTTCCTTGTTTAATAAACTTGACAGATTAATTCGCCGCCAAGCCCTACAGCTTTGGCTTCCTCACCGGTCATTAAGCCTTTTGAGGTCGAAATGATGAGTATACCGCGGCCACGTTTGACGCGAGGCATTTCACGAGCGTTAGTGTAGGCACGTCGACCGGGCTTGCTCAGACGCTTGATCTCAGTGATGCGCGCGTTTTCACCGGCAAGGTTTATCGTGATGTGCAGCTGTTTGCCAACACTGAGGTCGGTAACGCTCACGTCTTGCAGAAAACCATTATTCTTTAAAGAAATGGCGACGTTTTCCTTTATTTTGCTGTGTGGCAGGCTAACTTCATTTTTGCCAACTGCTACTGCGTTTCGTACGCGT encodes:
- the rpsH gene encoding 30S ribosomal protein S8; this encodes MSTTTTDPISDMLTRVRNAVAVGKNEVSLPHSKIKENVAISLKNNGFLQDVSVTDLSVGKQLHITINLAGENARITEIKRLSKPGRRAYTNAREMPRVKRGRGILIISTSKGLMTGEEAKAVGLGGELICQVY